The Anaerolineae bacterium region CTCATTTCAATATCCTGCTGATTGATTGAAATCGGCATGGTATTGACAAGCCCTGAAACCACATCTTCACCCTGATTTCCGAGCGTAAAATCGCCCCACAACCTTAAGATATCCCCGGACCATCTCGGATTATGGGTAAAAAAGACTCCTGAACCCGACTGTCGGCCAAGATTGCCGAAAACCATTTTCTGAACAGTAACGGCCGTGCCCCAGTCATCTGATATGCCCATAATTTTACGGTAAGCTTTGGCTTTTGATTCTTCCCAGGATCCGAGGACGCTTTTTATTGCCATATACAGTTGTTCGAACGGATCTTCTATAATGTTAATCCCGGCATCCCTTATCATATCCTTATAAGCCAGAGCCACTTTTCTCATCTCTTGGCCGGGGAACCCTCTTTTATAAGGGATACTCAGGCGTTGCTTGAACTCATTAATAATTGCGTCAAAATCATTCCTCTCAAGATTATATGACATACCATAACACTGGAGAAACCTGCGATAATTATCCCATGCAAACCAGCTGTTGTTGGTTTGCATGGCAATTCCGGCTGCAATCTCCTCATTTAATCCGACATTAAGGAAGCTATACATCATTCCGGGTTGTGAAACAGCCCCTCCGCTTCTAACAGAAATGAGCAAAGGGTTTTTCGGGTCTCCAAACTTTTTTTCCGTAACCTTTTCCAGGTCGCATATCTGGCTGTAAAGCTGTTTTTTGAAATACTCCCGTGCCGGAGGAAAATTGTCGATCACCTCTCTTGAACGAAACACCTCCGTGGTTATAATAAAACCCGGAGGCACCGGCAAACCGTAATTTATCAGCTTAATTATGTTAAACCCTTTGTTGCCTAAATATATCAAGCCAAAAACCTTTTTATTTACCGGCACAAAAGGGCTTAAAGCCCGTTGAGGATCATAGTTGAGAAGCTGGTGGAGCTTATCTTTAGGCAGTTTGTCTGACTGGTGAAAAAGTGTGTTCAGTATTCGACCTAAAAACAGGTCAAGCTGCTGAAGCCCTAATGACAGCGCCAGCCTGTCGCGGAAAAAGATTTCCGACACCCTTTGCGCTATCTCTTCAGAGTTAATCACTCCCTCTTTGGGAAGATATTTCTCTGAAATACGGTCAATAGGGGTTTGAGCCAGTATTACGGTCAGATTCTGTTCGTGGATATTATGAAAATAATCATTAATTATATTTTTTACAGCGAGCGTAACCCCCTTGAATATATCAACATACTGGGTAAAGGTAAAACCCCTTACTTCGAGCAGATGGGCTAAAAGATCAAGTTGACGCTCCATTTCGATTGATGAGATTCCATTTAACTGCAACGCCCTGTTAAACAATAGTAACCGGTCGTAAATCTGATAAAAAGTGGCTCTGGTGATAATGCTGAGATCAATGCTTTCAATAAATTCCTCAAACAATGCATTGACTATCGATTCTATCCGAAAGGTAAGCCCAAGCGCATCAAATTTTCTTTCGTGGTAAAACCCGTATATAGACGGTATATCAACAGCAAAATGTCTTTTCTTATAAATATCTTCCCTAATCTCATACGATTTTGAAGAAATTATGATTTTTTTGAGCAGATCAAGATAATCAAGCAGCATGCAAAGCTTTTTCTTTAAATCAGGTTCAATAAGAGCCTTTTTAAGCGCGTCTATATCCGGAAATGCATCGATTTTAAATCGTGAAAGATAATGGTCGATTTCGCTGTCTGATTTTAAGCTGAATATGAGGTCGTATTTTTGATGTAAAAGTTTGTAAAAGGATATGGTCATTTTCACCCGCTTAATATCTTTTTCAGACACCTTTGAAATATCTGCTGCATGGCTTTGCAGTTCTTTTTCATTTAAAGCAATGAGGTCGTCCGGTAAATATAGCTTCTTTGCTTTAAGGTGTAACATTACCCTGTGAACGCCATCAATATAAGGGCCTCGGGTATGGATTTGATCAAAAATACCGGGTGGGATAAAAGGCTTTAGAATCTCCCTGTTTTTGGTTTGCCAGAAATTAATAACCGCTTCCATAAAGCCGATCATCCTGCTGCTGCTTTCAACATGGCTCTGTTTTCGCAGAAAATGTATAAGAACATCCTTTTGGTGTGTTAATTCATCGAGCTGTGTTGATATATCCCTTAGCATTCCTTCAGCGCCTATATCATTAAAATATACAGGAAAGAGCCTTGCGAGCTGTTTTGCAAGATTATATACAGATCTGATATCGCTGTTTAAAAATCGTGTAATATCGCGGGGAAACAGGTCGGTATCCTTGATAAAAACACCGCATAGAGACAGATGAATCGTCAGGTGGGAAATAAGCCTTGTTGACCATTTGGGGTTAAGCTCGATAAGCTCCAGCCAGGTCCTTATATTTTGCATGTGTGAGCTGTTGACCTGTATCTGCCAGTCGCTTCCGACCCCTTTTATCATTGGTGACTGAAAACCAATGGCAACCAGGTGATCAATAAAAAAATTCACAAGGTCGATTTGATCTGTTTTATATACTCCCTTACCCATATTAAGGACGCAGTTTAAAACAGTGGCAGGAAATTTATCGGCCAGCCCTCTTAATATGGAAAAGGTTTTCTCTATCAGTTTGTGGATATTCCCGCCTTTTTCATGCTCTATAAGCTGGGAAAGGGTTCTGTTGATATCTCTTAAAGCTTCTTCGTAAATGATTGAAAGTCCGGGTGTCTTCATTGTGTGGAAAAGAAATATAAGTTTCCACAGGTTGCCTTTGCCGGTTTTCGCTCCTGCTTCAACCAGTCTTTGTGGGATCTCCTTGTATATTTCAACAATCTGACTGTATGCCGGCAGTTCTAACAGGTTTTGTAAAATTTTTTTAGAGTCAATACCATTTTGCAGGGCGATTTTGCCTGTAATTGACTGCCATTTGTTAATTTGCTTATGAGATATATATTTAAAAATTTCATCAAACGGTTCTTTGTCGTCAATATCACCAGCCTCGTTTTTAAACCAGTCAAACGGATCCTCCTCGCTTAGCCAGTAAGAATATGTATGCTTGAAATATTTTAACAAAACCAGGTTGATTGCCCGGTAATCTACATTTGTGAGATCATGCGTATGATTTAGAATTGCTTTGGCCAGTCTTTTTATCTGATAGAAGCTTTTAACAAACAGAAAGAAACCATCTTTTTTATAATTCCTGATGCTGTCAAAGGAGCTATCGATTACAGGCATGAACCTTTTGATATCCGGACCGGAATCTTTTATGATTTTTTGCAGGAAAAGAAGAAGATTGTCTACGGCATCGGCTTTGATCTTAATATTGTTTTCAGATATAATAGCATGGTTAAAGATATTTACTAAAAGAGTTGCTGCATCAGGACCTTTAGGATGGTTTTTAAGAAGATGAAAATAATTCAGGGAATAATTTCTTGCTTCCCTGACAATAAATTCCCAGTTTTTATAAGGGTGGGAAAGCTCCTTCAAAAAGGTATTTAAACCGTCCATAACTCCATAGTACTTGGACATTATCTCCTGAAGGATTGAATATTTGTCCTCTATGGCAACATCAACACGATAGCATTCCAGGTTTATTTCAAGGGCTTTTGATTTCAATTCCTCAATTCCTTCCGGGCTTCAATGCGGGCTTTGAGTCTTGGAAATTTATTCATGTCTGTATGCGGCAAAAACAGGGAGGCCATATAATTATTCATATATGATGCTGTTTCCGATAGTTCAAAGTTTGTAATCTTTCTGGTTACCTCTACCACATCTTTCCTTATATGGTTTGCCAGACAGATCATTGTTGCGCCGGTAAGTGATCCATTGCCGATAAAAACAACCTTATCAGGATCTGTTTCAGGCAGCAGACCAATTGTCATTGCCTTTTCCAGGTCCACATAACTTCCAAACCCGCCTGCCAGAATAATACGGTCAATATCGTCAATACTGAGCCCGACCTCTCCGAGAAGAGTCATGCATCCGCTGAACATTGCGCCCTTTGCTCTGATAAGATTATCGATATCCGGTTCGGTAATGACAATGTCCCTGTCTATGTGTGTAACATCCGCCTTTGCGAGTACATACTCATATATGCCGTTATTCTGTCTTATACGATCTGTATCAAGACTGCGATCAAACTTGCCAAGGTTATCAACAACTCCCTGCTCAAACATTTCAGCTGCAATATTGATAAGGCCGCTGCCGCATATTCCTTTTGGCCGGACATTTCCTATGGTTATATTCATCGGCTCAAGCGTGAGGGGGTCTATGGAAAAATCTTCTATCGCTCCTTTTGTGGCGCGCATTCCAAATTTTATGCCGCCCCCTTCAAAAGCCGGGCCTGCAGAACATGCCGCACATGCAAGCCACTCTCTGTTGCCGATTACAATTTCAGCATTTGTGCCGATATCCATATACAGGGTAAGCTTTTCAGAGCGATACATTCCTGATGCCATTATACCGGCGACAATATCGCCTCCCACATAGCTTGATATCTCAGGATATATCAATGTGGTAACATGCTCACCTAATGCCATGCCCAACTCAATCGCCTTGATCGGCGGATACAACGCTGAAGTCGGCACATACGGCGAACGCCTGATGTATTTTGGGTCAACCTTCAGCATAAGCTGGGTCATAGTTGTGTTGCCCGCCAATGTAACTAATACAATTTGTTCAGGGTCAATTGCGGTATCATTAATTATCTTGCGCAGAATATTGTTGATGGTTTCCAAACTAACTTCATAAAGCTTTTCAAGCCCTCCTGGTTTTTCCGCATATATAAGCCTGGTGATTACATCTTCTCCAAAACCTATCTGTTTGTTAAAATCACCGTAATCAGCCATGATTTTGCCTGTATTTAGATCTATCAGCCGGACATAGATGGTTGTTGTGCCTATATCCATGGCAACTCCATAGCTTTCCCCGCTCGTATCACCGGGCTGGACATCGACGATATGAGTCTTTCTTCCGGCTTGGACCGGGCGGGCAAGAGTAACGGTTATTTTAAAATTATTTTTTCTGAAAACCTCCGGGATCTTACGTATAACCGGCAGATTAATGACAAGACGACGCTCGTTGAAATTCAGTTTCAGGTAATTAACAAGTCTTGCAACGTCAGACAGGTTGTCTTTTACAGAAGGCTCAGGTAGTTTAATATATATTTTTTCAACAGGGGGCAGGAAACAGCTGTTTTGCTTTAACTGCTTAAAATCCATTTCCTTGATACGGGCGGCTTGTCTGGGAGTGCTTTGCATGTTAAGCATGCTTGCATCAACATCCGATTCTACAGGTATACGTACAACCATGTCGCTTTTTACATTACTCAAACATGCCTGCCGGTATCCGGCCGCGCATTCTTCTTGGCTTAACTTTTCCGTTATTCCTCCATCAACATCCCCCTGCTCGATAATAACACGGCACTTGCCGCACACACCTTCCCCTCCGCACGAGGCATTAATATGCACCCCTGCCTCCATGGCGGCACGGATAATATTTTCTCCATCCCTTACGGTTATCCTCTTGTTGTGAGGCAAAAATAAAATTGTGTGCCTGATCATGTCCTGCTCCATTTTACTCCCCTATTTTAATAGTATAGGAAATCCCATTTTTTGCCTAATGAATTCAGCACTATAAGACAAATATATCGCTGAACAGGAAAGTGCCTAAAGTGAGCTAAAGTGTCTAAAATGCCTAAAGTTGTGGTACGCCTTCGGCGTGCTAATTGATAACCCACTTGCCGGCCAACTACTCCTGCAGGAGCTACAGGATGTTGTCACTCCACTACTTTAGACACTCATAACTTTAAAATCAGCAGCACTGAAGGTGCAGTCCTTAACTTTAGGCACTTTAGCTCACTTTAATATACTTTAGGCACTTATGTCCGCACCGAAGGTGCGCTATTTTAATTCATCGAATCTGCAGTTAAGTGAAAGAACATCGCCATCAAAAATAGTCGTGGTTTTGTAAGGCACGCTTTTAAACAGCCTGATCATTGCCTGGTTTTGCGGCGAAGTATAGGCTGTAAAACCGGCAATTCCGTTTTCACGCGCAGCTTCGGAAAGTTTTCGCATCAGGATTCTGCCAATCCCTTTCCCCTGGTAGCTCCTGTTTACGGAAAAGGCTACCTCTGCCACGTTTTTTACTTCGTCAAGCAAATATTCTCCCACTCCAACAACATTTCTAAAGCCGGATTCACCGATAATTGCGACAATGGTAAGGTTTTTAATATAATCTATCTGCGACATGCCTTCAGCCTCTTCACGCACAAAGATTTTCTTTTCATGGAAAAATCTTAAAATAATATCACTTTTTTCCTGGTTGTAAAAGTGCTCCTGCAACCTTCTTTCATCGACCGGTTTTGCGGGTCTGATGGTTACCGGTTCGCCTTCGATTGTAAGTGTTTCTTCAAGATCAAGAGGATAAACGCCGTGAATGGATTTTTTAAGCTCGCGCTTTGCGCTAAGCAGACCCATCTGTTTGGCCTCAAAAAACAGCTCATCGCGAAAATCAGGATGAGCGATACTGATCATGGCCATAGCCCTTTCCTGGAGGCTTTTGCCGAACAGGTTGACAACGCCATACTCGGTAACAACACATTGAACATCACCCCTTGGAACTACTACGGCCATGTCGCTCAGCCTGGGGACAATCCAGCTCTTATCGGCGCTTATGGATGTCGATGGGAGCATAAGGATCGATTTACCCCCTTTAGATCGAGCTGTTCCTCTTATAAAGTCGAGCATACCTGAAACACCTGAAAAATAATCGTAAGAAAGGGTATCAGCGGCGACCTGGCCGGTGAGATCTACTGCCGTTGCCATGTTTAAGGAAACCATCCTGTAATGGCGGGAAATAATGCCGGGGTCGTTTACATAATCTGAAGGATGAAATTCTATGGCAGGATTATCATCTAAAAACTCGTACAGATAACCTGTTCCTATCGCGCTGCTTGCCACAAGCTTTCCCTCATTGAACCCCTTTTTCCGGTTTGTAATAACCCCTTTTGACACAAGGTCCATTATACCGTTTGTCAGATATTGAGTATGGACTCCAAGATCATTTTTACTAGAGAGGTTTGAAAGGATTGCTCGCGGCGTAGCGCCTCTGCCGATGTCAATTGTTGAGCCATCGTCAATAAGTCGCGCTATTTGTCTGCCGATAAGATTTGAAGACGCGGACTCTTTAGCCTCATCAATTGCAAGAAGATCCTCATCATATTCGACAACCACATCTACATCATTAACATGGATAAAGCTTCGGCCAAGCACCCTTGGCATTTTAGAGTTTACCTGGGCGATCACAAGATCGGCGGACATGGCTGCGGCCAGTGTTATATCCACGGAAATGCCAAGGCTTAACCATCCAAAATCATCCGGAGGAGACACCTGGATAAGGGCTACATGTATGGGAAGCTGTCTGTTCTTAAACAGAAAGGGCACCGCGGAAAGGTTTATCGGAGTAATAAATCGCATGTTTCCTGCAAAAGTATCAATAGCAGCAGACCCAAGATAAAAAGATCTAATATTCATGCTCCGGCAATTTGTTTTGTTTGCTATCAGTGTTAAAGGGGTGCTTCCCATGGTCATAAGGCGAACTATCTCAAGGTCTGTAAAGTTTGCTGATGCTTCACCGAGCTCTTTGACCAGATGCTGCGGTTCTCCGCATGATGATCCGATAAAAACCCTTTTGCCGGACCCGATCAATTTTACTGCTTCCCGGCCGGTTTTTTTGATGCCGGCATAATGATCTGCCCAATAGATCGCTTTAGCCATAATTATCCTTTGTTAAGTGGTAACCGTTCACGGTTGTAGGTTCACAGTTTTTGACTTTTTACAAGATCATCATTTTTATATAGACACAATCTAACTTATTAAGTAATAATTATCAAGTTAAACTGCATTACTCAAGTTTCGCACCCTTTTTATTTATCAAAGCCTTTAACCCTTCTAAGGCGGATAAAACGGTAAGGGCCAAAATAAATTTTTTAATAAGGATATTATGCAACTTTCGGCCCAACAAAAAGAGGCTGTTGAATATATCGGTTCTCCGGCGTTGGTCGTAGCAGGCGCAGGCTCAGGGAAAACACGGACATTGACCGCTAAAATCTCTCATCTTATGTCAAGCGGCTATGATCCCGAGCGTATTCTTGCGATTACATTTACCAATAAGGCTGCAGACGAGATGAAGAGCCGGCTTGTTCGTATGACAAAAATCCCGGCAGAACGTTTCCCGTGGGTTCGAACATTTCATTCCGCATGTTTTAAAATCTTAAAGAAACATTGCTCCCTGCTTGGGTATAATATTCCTCTCCAGATCTACGCGGGATACCATCAACAAAAGATAATCAAGGATATTATTGTAGGAAAAATGAATTTTGAGAAAAAGCATGTCCAACCTGTTTTAGCTCAAATTTCCAGTGCAAAAAACTCCGGCAATCCCTTTGAATATCTTGACCATAAGCTTCACTCTTTCCGTATCAGATTGCTCGATGTTTTTAATCTTTATGAAAAGGAACTTAAATCAAATAATGCTGTTGATTTTGATAATATTTTGATTTTGACACGCAATCTGCTTCAAGATCACAAAGATGTGCGCAAGCAGTACCAAAAGCTTTTCCAGTTTATTCTTGTGGATGAATATCAGGACACCAATAATCTTCAGGAGGATCTTACAGGGCTGTTGCTTGGAAACGGCAACCTCTTCTGCGTAGGTGATGACTGGCAGGCAATTTATTCATTTAGAGGAAGCAATATGGACCATTTTCTGTTGTTTCCTGAAAAGTACAAAGAGGCAAAGGTTTTCAGGCTGGAACAGAACTATCGTTCCGCAGACGAGATTGTTCGGACGGCAAATGATCTGATCGGATACAATGACAACAAGATGGAAAAAAGGTGCTTCTCTGACAAGCGTGGGGGATTGGTTGAGATTTATGATTTTTTCGATGAAAAAAAAGAGGCTGTATGGGTTGCCGGAAAGATCAAATCTCTTGGTGAAATGGGTCTTGCTTATAGTAAAATGGCTGTTTTGTACAGGACTAAATTTTGCTCTCTTTCCTTTGAGAAGGCATTCAGATCTTTTGGAATTCCGTACCGGATGTTAGGTGGAAAGGGGTTTTTTGAACGTAAGGAGGTCATGGATATAAACTGCTATCTTACCGCAGCGGTTTTTGAAAAAGATGATGCATCCTTTGAGCGGATTGTAAATATTCCCAAACGGGGGATCGGTCCCGCGGCTGTCAATAAGATCGCTCAGATAAAAACAGGCGAGATGAGCCTTCAGGACGCTGCGCGCAAGGCTCTTGGTGAAAAGCTTCTGGCTCCCGCAATATATAATTCTCTCAGCGCGTTAATCAGGTTGCTTGATGATATTAAGGATATGAAACCTGATGCTGCAATCCGCGAGATATTGTTAAAGGTTAACTATCTGGATTATATTAAAGAGTATTCCATAGCCGGTTCAATGGATTATACGTCAAGGGAGGAAAACATTGACCAGCTTATTTATTCAGCTTCCCAAAAAGATACAATTGTAGAATACCTTGAAGAAGCCGCCCTGATTAAGGAGGACAAAGAAGATGAAGAAGACAAAAAAAGCGGGGTAATTCTGTCAACTATACACGCTTCCAAGGGGTTGGAGTACAGGGCGGTCTTTGTGGTTGCATGTGAAGAACAGCTTTTCCCTCACTGGAGGTCCATGGATTCAGAAATGGGTCTTAATGAGGAACGTAGACTTATGTATGTTGCGATGACAAGGGCCGAGCATTTTTTATTTTTGACTCATGCAAATTATAGAAGGGGTCAATTCAACAAAAAAAGCCGGTTTTTAGATGAAATCAATGATTCATTAAATTATGATGGCATCGTAAAAAGTAAAAAAACCACTCTTTGCAATTAGGAGAAATCTGCAATGGTAGAATTTGCCTATCAGGAAATGTTTCCCTTGAAAGATGATTTCACCCCTTATCGTTTAATAACAACAGACCATATCGGCTTAAAATCCTTTCTGGACTTTGAGATAGTGAAAATCGCCCCTGAGGGGCTTACCCTCCTTGTCGAACAGGCATTCAAAGATGTATCCCACCTGCTCAGACCGTCTCATCTCAAGCAATTAGCAATGATTGTTGATGACCCGCAAGCTTCTAGAAACGACAGATATGTTGCCCTTGAGATGCTGAGAAATGCGGTTATTTCCGCACAAGGGGTATTCCCTCTGTGCCAGGATACCGGAACCGCTGTTGTTATAGGCAAAAAGGGGCAAAAGGTTTGGACCGGTTTTTCTGACAAGGAGGCTATTTCAAAGGGGATATTTAATGCCTATACAAAAAACAATCTGCGTTATTCACAGCTGGCTCCATTAACCATGTTTGATGAAATAAATACAGGATGCAATCTTCCCGCCCAGATAGAACTGTATGCCGCAAAAGGGGATGAATATAATTTTCTTTTCATTGCAAAGGGAGGGGGGTCTGCAAATAAAACCTTATTTTATCAGGAAACAAAGGCGATATTGACACCTGAGAAGCTGGTCGGCTTTCTGGAAAATAAAATGAAATCCCTTGGAACCGCTGCATGCCCTCCTTATCATCTTGCTTTTGTTGTCGGAGGAACCTCTGCTGAAGCAAATTTAAAGACGGTTAAACTGGCCTCAGCCGGATATCTGGATACCCTCCCCGAAAAAGGAAATAAGTTGGGGCATGCTTTCAGAGACATGAAACTTGAAGCGCAATTGCTTAAGATATCACGCGAACTCGGAATCGGCGCACAATTCGGAGGAAAATATTTCTGCCACGATATAAGAGTGGTGCGACTTCCACGGCACGGAGCATCCTGTCCAATAGGCCTTGGCGTAAGCTGCAGCGCGGACAGGAACATCAAGGCAAAAATTACGCGTGACGGTATTTTTCTGGAAAGGCTTGAACCTGATCCGGCAAACTATCTTCCGTGTCCGCAAATAGACAAATATGATGCCGTGCGAATAGACCTGAATAAGCCCATAGATGAGATCAGGACAATTTTGAGCAAATACCCTGTAGCAACCCCTCTTTTGCTAAACGGTAAAATTGTTGTGGCAAGAGACATGGCTCATGCCAGGCTAAAAGAGCGGCTCGACAGTGGCCAAGGTCTTCCGAGCTATTTTAAAGACCACATTATATATTATGCAGGTCCGGCAAAAACCCCGCCCGGATATCCTTCCGGTTCCTTTGGCCCTACGACTGCCGGGCGCATGGACCCTTACGTGCCTGTTTTCCAGAAACACGGCGGCTCCATGATAATGCTTGCCAAGGGAAACCGTTCCATGGAGATTGTAGATTCGTGTAAAAAATACGGCGGTTTTTACCTTGGGTCTATTGGTGGGCCTGCCGCACGGCTGGGCAAAGAGTGTATTACAGACATTGAAACCATTGCCTATCCCGAACTGGGCATGGAATCAATCTTGTTGATTACAGTAAAGGATTTTCCGGCATTTATTATTATCGATGACAAGGGAAATGATTTTTTTCAAAATCTTCTGACTTAAACTTGATGGCTTTGTAAAAAGCTATGTTATGCCGCTTTACGGCACTGCGGGCCAAAATAAATTTGGCTCTTTTACCGCCTTGAGTTTGCTTGGAAATCAGGGCGCAAAACTTGAGTTAAGTTATTTGAAAGTCTAAAAATTTGTTATTGCGAGCAAGGCATTGCATTTTAAGACCCGGAGTTTCACTAAATCATATTCATTGTTTGAAATATGTTTTTTTTCTTTACATCTAATTTAATATAAGACATATTATAACTCAAGTTAACAATCTCGTAAAAAGTCGAAAAATACCATTTTCCGTCATTCCGGCGAAAGCCGGACACGAAGTGAAGCATCAGCGCTATCCAGTAAATTCAATACGTTCTGGATGCCCCCGTATTAAGTACGGGGCAGGCTTATCAAGTCCGGCATGACGATTTCGAGACTTTTTACGAAGCCGTCAAATAAGACGGTTTTGTAAAAAGTAGAATTCAGAATATAATATAAGGAGAACGGCGCTATGGCAAAAAAAATGAAAACAATCGATGGGAATACAGCAGCCGCGCATGTGGCATATGCTATGAGCGATGCCGCTGCCATTTATCCAATTACCCCTTCATCTTCTATGGGGGAATTGTGCGATGAATGGGCAGCCGGCGGCCGTAAGAATATATTTGGACAGACCATGACAGTCCGTGAGCTTCAGTCAGAAGCCGGAGCTGCGGGCACTGTTCACGGATGCCTTGCTTCCGGCGCTCTTACAACAACCTTTACAGCCTCGCAGGGCCTTCTTTTGATGATTCCCAACATGTATAAGATAGCAGGGGAGCTGCTGCCGGCTGTTTTTCATGTCACGGCCAGGGCTATTGCAGGGCATGCTCTCTCTATTTTTGGAGATCATCAGGATGTCATGGCTGTCCGGCAGACAGGTTTTGCTCTTTTGTCATCAAACTCTGTGCAGGAAGCCATGGACCTGGCGCTGGTGACGCATCTGTCTGCAATTGAAGCAAGTATTCCTTTTATACATTTCTTTGACGGGTTCCGGACTTCTCACGAAATACAAAAAGTCGAAATGATCGACTATGATGATATGGCCGGGCTAATCAACATGGATGCTGTTAAAGCGTTTCGCGCAAGAGGCGTAAATCCTGAAAGGCCTGAGCTCAGGGGTACTGCCCAGAACCCTGATATTTATTTTCAGGGGCTGGAAGCGGCTAATTCCTATTACCGGAAGATTCCTGTTATTGTCGGCAATTACATGAAAAAGGTATCTGCCCTGACCGGTCGCAAATACAGGCTCTTTGATTATGTGGGCGATCCGGATGCAGAGAGAATTATCGTTTCCATGGGTTCTTCCTGTGAAACCATTGAAGAGGTTGTCAATTACCTGACAGCCAGAGGAGAACGGGTGGGTCTGGTAAAGGTTCGTCTGTATCGTCCTTTTTCAATCGAACATCTTTTTGCCGCCATACCCGCAACAGCCGATCGCATCACAGTTCTTGACAGGACAAAGGAAAAGGGGGCGGTCGGAGATCCTCTCTATCTGGATGTATGCGCGGCTTATATGGAACGGGGTGAAATGCCGACCCTCATCAACGGCCGGTATGGCATGGGGTCAAAAGAGTTTAATCCCGGCATGGTCAAGGCGGTCTTTGACAACATGAATTCAGCAGGCCCGAAGAATCATTTTACGGTAGGTATTACCGATGATGTTACTCATACATCTCTGGAAGTGGAAGAGGGGCTTGATGTGGCTCCGGAAGGGACCGTGCAGTGCAAATTCTGGGGACTGGGTGCAGATGGCACAGTGGGCGCAAATAAAAGCGCAATCAAAATTATCGGCGACAATACCGACATGTATGCCCAGGCTTACTTTGCCTATGATTCCAAAAAATCGGGCGGAATCACCATGTCTCACCTGCGTTTTGGCGATACGCCGATCAAGTCTACCTATCTGATCGATTCAGCCGATTATATTGCCTGCCATAAGGCCAATTATGTAAATATCTATCCGATACTTGAAGGTATCAAGCATGGCGGAATTTTTGTGCTTAATTCCGACTGGACTCTGAAAGATATGGAGAACAGACTTCCTGCTCACATGCGCCGGACTATTGCCCGGAAGAATCTTAAGTTTTATAATATTGATGCTGTAAAGATCGCTTCCGAGATAGGCCTTGGAGGCAGGATCAATATGATCATGCAGACTGTATTTTTC contains the following coding sequences:
- a CDS encoding GNAT family N-acetyltransferase, producing the protein MAKAIYWADHYAGIKKTGREAVKLIGSGKRVFIGSSCGEPQHLVKELGEASANFTDLEIVRLMTMGSTPLTLIANKTNCRSMNIRSFYLGSAAIDTFAGNMRFITPINLSAVPFLFKNRQLPIHVALIQVSPPDDFGWLSLGISVDITLAAAMSADLVIAQVNSKMPRVLGRSFIHVNDVDVVVEYDEDLLAIDEAKESASSNLIGRQIARLIDDGSTIDIGRGATPRAILSNLSSKNDLGVHTQYLTNGIMDLVSKGVITNRKKGFNEGKLVASSAIGTGYLYEFLDDNPAIEFHPSDYVNDPGIISRHYRMVSLNMATAVDLTGQVAADTLSYDYFSGVSGMLDFIRGTARSKGGKSILMLPSTSISADKSWIVPRLSDMAVVVPRGDVQCVVTEYGVVNLFGKSLQERAMAMISIAHPDFRDELFFEAKQMGLLSAKRELKKSIHGVYPLDLEETLTIEGEPVTIRPAKPVDERRLQEHFYNQEKSDIILRFFHEKKIFVREEAEGMSQIDYIKNLTIVAIIGESGFRNVVGVGEYLLDEVKNVAEVAFSVNRSYQGKGIGRILMRKLSEAARENGIAGFTAYTSPQNQAMIRLFKSVPYKTTTIFDGDVLSLNCRFDELK
- a CDS encoding ATP-dependent helicase, with the protein product MQLSAQQKEAVEYIGSPALVVAGAGSGKTRTLTAKISHLMSSGYDPERILAITFTNKAADEMKSRLVRMTKIPAERFPWVRTFHSACFKILKKHCSLLGYNIPLQIYAGYHQQKIIKDIIVGKMNFEKKHVQPVLAQISSAKNSGNPFEYLDHKLHSFRIRLLDVFNLYEKELKSNNAVDFDNILILTRNLLQDHKDVRKQYQKLFQFILVDEYQDTNNLQEDLTGLLLGNGNLFCVGDDWQAIYSFRGSNMDHFLLFPEKYKEAKVFRLEQNYRSADEIVRTANDLIGYNDNKMEKRCFSDKRGGLVEIYDFFDEKKEAVWVAGKIKSLGEMGLAYSKMAVLYRTKFCSLSFEKAFRSFGIPYRMLGGKGFFERKEVMDINCYLTAAVFEKDDASFERIVNIPKRGIGPAAVNKIAQIKTGEMSLQDAARKALGEKLLAPAIYNSLSALIRLLDDIKDMKPDAAIREILLKVNYLDYIKEYSIAGSMDYTSREENIDQLIYSASQKDTIVEYLEEAALIKEDKEDEEDKKSGVILSTIHASKGLEYRAVFVVACEEQLFPHWRSMDSEMGLNEERRLMYVAMTRAEHFLFLTHANYRRGQFNKKSRFLDEINDSLNYDGIVKSKKTTLCN
- a CDS encoding fumarate hydratase, with translation MVEFAYQEMFPLKDDFTPYRLITTDHIGLKSFLDFEIVKIAPEGLTLLVEQAFKDVSHLLRPSHLKQLAMIVDDPQASRNDRYVALEMLRNAVISAQGVFPLCQDTGTAVVIGKKGQKVWTGFSDKEAISKGIFNAYTKNNLRYSQLAPLTMFDEINTGCNLPAQIELYAAKGDEYNFLFIAKGGGSANKTLFYQETKAILTPEKLVGFLENKMKSLGTAACPPYHLAFVVGGTSAEANLKTVKLASAGYLDTLPEKGNKLGHAFRDMKLEAQLLKISRELGIGAQFGGKYFCHDIRVVRLPRHGASCPIGLGVSCSADRNIKAKITRDGIFLERLEPDPANYLPCPQIDKYDAVRIDLNKPIDEIRTILSKYPVATPLLLNGKIVVARDMAHARLKERLDSGQGLPSYFKDHIIYYAGPAKTPPGYPSGSFGPTTAGRMDPYVPVFQKHGGSMIMLAKGNRSMEIVDSCKKYGGFYLGSIGGPAARLGKECITDIETIAYPELGMESILLITVKDFPAFIIIDDKGNDFFQNLLT